From the Sphingomonas aliaeris genome, one window contains:
- a CDS encoding cystathionine gamma-synthase family protein — protein MPTPPKPTEDDLTGVAARAKPKASIEKIGDRKLKPSTMMMGHGYDPMLSEGSLKPPIFATSTYVFPNAAAGKRHFEGVTGKRPGGSEGLVYSRFNGPNQEILEDRLGVWEEADDALVFSSGMSAIATLFLSMVKPGDTIVHSGPLYAATETLIGRILGKFGVKWLDFPAGATREEIDAVLKTASDGGSVALIYLESPANPTNALVDIQAVAASRDATFTGDTKPPIAIDNTFLGPLWLQPLKHGADIVVYSLTKYAGGHSDLVAGGVLGSKEHINTIRLMRNTIGTICDPNTAWMLMRSLETLELRMSRAGENAVKVCQFLRSHPKVERVGYLGFLADSPGMERQADIYARHCTGAGSTFSLIVKGGETEAFAFLDALKIAKLAVSLGGTETLASHPAAMTHLSVPEERKQALGISDNLVRISIGVEDADDLIADFGQALDAI, from the coding sequence ATGCCGACCCCTCCCAAGCCGACTGAAGACGATCTCACCGGCGTCGCCGCCCGCGCCAAGCCGAAGGCCTCGATCGAGAAGATCGGCGATCGCAAGCTGAAGCCGTCGACGATGATGATGGGCCACGGCTACGATCCGATGCTGTCGGAAGGTTCGCTCAAGCCCCCGATCTTCGCCACCTCGACCTACGTCTTTCCCAATGCGGCGGCGGGCAAGCGCCATTTCGAAGGCGTCACCGGCAAGCGCCCCGGCGGGTCCGAAGGCCTGGTCTATTCGCGCTTCAACGGCCCGAATCAGGAAATTCTGGAAGACCGGCTGGGCGTCTGGGAAGAGGCGGACGACGCGCTCGTCTTCTCCTCCGGCATGTCGGCGATCGCCACGCTGTTCCTGTCGATGGTCAAGCCCGGCGATACGATCGTCCATTCCGGCCCGCTTTATGCCGCCACAGAAACGCTGATCGGCCGCATCCTCGGCAAGTTCGGCGTCAAATGGCTCGATTTCCCTGCCGGCGCGACCCGCGAGGAAATCGATGCGGTGCTGAAGACCGCATCGGACGGCGGCAGTGTCGCGTTGATCTATCTCGAAAGCCCGGCCAATCCGACCAATGCGCTGGTCGATATCCAGGCCGTCGCCGCCAGCCGCGACGCGACCTTCACCGGCGATACCAAGCCGCCGATCGCGATCGACAACACTTTCCTCGGCCCGTTATGGCTGCAACCGCTGAAGCACGGCGCCGACATCGTCGTCTATTCGCTGACCAAATATGCCGGCGGGCATAGCGATCTCGTTGCGGGCGGCGTGCTCGGATCGAAGGAGCATATCAACACGATCCGCCTGATGCGGAACACGATCGGCACGATCTGCGATCCCAACACCGCATGGATGCTGATGCGCAGCCTCGAAACGCTGGAATTGCGCATGAGCCGCGCGGGCGAGAATGCGGTCAAGGTCTGCCAGTTCCTTCGCTCGCATCCCAAGGTCGAACGCGTCGGCTATCTCGGCTTCCTCGCGGATTCGCCGGGTATGGAGCGGCAGGCGGATATCTACGCACGCCATTGCACCGGCGCCGGCTCCACCTTCTCGCTGATCGTCAAGGGCGGCGAGACGGAGGCGTTCGCGTTTCTCGACGCGCTCAAGATCGCCAAACTCGCCGTATCGCTCGGCGGCACCGAGACTTTGGCATCGCATCCCGCGGCCATGACGCACCTGTCCGTGCCGGAAGAGCGAAAGCAGGCGCTGGGCATCAGCGACAACCTCGTCCGCATCTCGATCGGGGTCGAGGATGCCGACGATCTGATCGCCGATTTCGGGCAGGCGCTGGACGCGATCTGA
- a CDS encoding adenosine deaminase produces MTETDFIAGLPKAELHLHIEGSLEPELMFALAKRNDVAIPFASVEEVRAAYSFSRLQDFLDIYYAGADVLRTTQDFHDLAIAYFDRAAADGVVHAEIMFDPQTHTARGIPFGTVIEGLLSGMAEAEAKHGMTSKLIMSFLRHLDEDDAFATLEAAKPWLDRIDAVGLDSSELGHPPEKFARVFAEARALGLRLVAHAGEEGPPEYVYQALDLLGIDRLDHGNRSLEDPVLTARLARTSMTLTVCPLSNLKLCVVDDMADHPIDRMLREGLRATLNSDDPAYFGGYIADNYRAAAAARGLDRDDLALLARNSFLGSFLPDDAVAAHLAKLDAYVEQAA; encoded by the coding sequence ATGACCGAAACCGATTTCATCGCGGGCCTGCCCAAGGCCGAACTCCACCTGCACATCGAGGGGAGCCTGGAGCCCGAGCTGATGTTCGCGCTGGCGAAACGCAACGATGTGGCGATCCCCTTCGCGAGCGTGGAGGAGGTTCGCGCCGCATACAGTTTCTCGCGGCTGCAGGATTTCCTCGACATCTATTATGCCGGGGCGGACGTGTTGCGCACCACGCAGGATTTCCACGACCTCGCGATCGCCTATTTCGACCGTGCGGCGGCGGACGGCGTCGTCCATGCCGAGATCATGTTCGATCCGCAGACGCACACCGCGCGCGGCATCCCCTTCGGCACCGTGATCGAGGGGCTGCTGTCCGGCATGGCCGAGGCGGAAGCGAAGCATGGCATGACTTCGAAGCTGATCATGTCCTTCCTCCGCCATCTAGACGAGGACGACGCCTTCGCCACGCTAGAGGCCGCGAAGCCGTGGCTGGACCGGATCGATGCGGTCGGGCTGGATTCGTCCGAACTCGGCCATCCGCCCGAAAAGTTCGCCCGCGTCTTCGCCGAGGCGCGCGCGCTTGGGCTGCGGCTGGTCGCGCATGCGGGAGAGGAAGGGCCGCCGGAATATGTCTATCAGGCGCTGGACCTGCTTGGCATCGACCGGCTGGACCACGGCAATCGCAGCCTCGAGGATCCCGTCCTGACCGCGCGGCTCGCGCGCACGTCGATGACGCTGACGGTCTGCCCGCTGTCCAACCTGAAGCTGTGCGTGGTGGACGACATGGCCGATCATCCGATCGACCGGATGCTGCGCGAAGGGCTGCGCGCGACGCTCAATTCCGACGATCCGGCCTATTTCGGCGGCTATATCGCGGACAATTACCGCGCCGCCGCCGCCGCACGCGGGCTCGACCGCGACGATCTGGCATTGCTCGCGCGCAACTCGTTCCTCGGCAGCTTCCTGCCCGACGACGCGGTCGCGGCGCATCTCGCCAAACTCGACGCCTATGTGGAGCAGGCCGCATGA
- a CDS encoding class I SAM-dependent methyltransferase: MTDPDSFPAAPPPTPPASGRGAAEPSLPERLSRAITLTGPISIAHYMAAANGQYYATRDPLGAGGDFTTSPEISQMFGELIGLWCADLWDRAGRPDVAWVELGPGRGTLAADAIRAMARAGLTPPVHLVENSPTLRAAQAERVAAPHWHDAIDTLPTDRPLIVIANEFFDALPIRQLVRTGSGWHERLVACQDTLFLPVAGKPVPDTVLPEALRDAPPGSIVETSPASVGLMRDLAARIAEQGGAMLVIDYGYEGPAIGDTLQAMRAHAFVNPFEAPGEHDLTAHVDFATLLAAAITAGTRGHGPADQGALLERLGIAARAAALAKAAPDRAAAIAADRTRLVETMGTLFKAIAITAPDWPLPEGFA, translated from the coding sequence ATGACCGACCCAGATTCCTTTCCGGCCGCCCCTCCCCCGACCCCTCCCGCAAGCGGGAGGGGAGCAGCAGAACCATCCCTCCCCGAGCGCCTGTCGCGGGCGATCACGCTGACCGGGCCGATCTCGATCGCGCATTACATGGCGGCGGCGAACGGCCAATATTACGCGACGCGCGATCCGCTGGGCGCAGGCGGCGACTTCACCACCTCGCCCGAGATCAGCCAGATGTTCGGCGAACTGATCGGCCTGTGGTGCGCGGACCTGTGGGATCGTGCCGGGCGGCCGGACGTCGCATGGGTCGAACTCGGCCCCGGCCGCGGGACGCTCGCCGCCGATGCGATCCGCGCGATGGCCAGGGCCGGGCTGACCCCGCCGGTGCATCTGGTCGAAAACTCGCCCACGCTGCGCGCGGCGCAGGCCGAACGCGTCGCCGCCCCGCACTGGCACGACGCGATCGATACGCTGCCGACCGATCGCCCGCTGATCGTCATCGCCAACGAATTCTTCGACGCTCTGCCGATCCGGCAACTGGTCCGCACCGGCAGCGGCTGGCACGAACGGCTCGTCGCCTGCCAGGACACGCTGTTCCTGCCCGTCGCGGGAAAGCCCGTCCCCGACACCGTCCTGCCCGAGGCGTTGCGCGACGCGCCACCCGGATCGATCGTCGAGACCTCCCCCGCCAGCGTCGGGCTGATGCGCGATCTCGCCGCCCGGATCGCGGAACAGGGCGGCGCGATGCTGGTCATCGACTATGGCTATGAAGGTCCCGCGATCGGCGACACGTTGCAGGCGATGCGCGCGCACGCCTTCGTCAATCCGTTCGAGGCCCCGGGCGAGCACGATCTGACTGCGCATGTCGATTTCGCCACCTTGCTCGCCGCCGCGATCACCGCCGGCACGCGCGGGCACGGCCCCGCGGATCAGGGTGCGCTGCTCGAACGGCTCGGGATCGCCGCGCGCGCCGCCGCGCTCGCCAAGGCCGCGCCAGACCGCGCCGCCGCCATCGCCGCCGACCGCACGCGCCTGGTCGAGACGATGGGCACATTGTTCAAGGCCATCGCGATCACCGCGCCCGACTGGCCCTTGCCGGAAGGATTCGCATGA
- a CDS encoding GNAT family N-acetyltransferase, with translation MITYRDARTIDGPALSVMARRSFTETFGTLYPPSDLDAFLDEAFGPNGLPSQLSDPDFTIRLALDDDRIIGFVKMGPVTFPGEWRPDAIELYQFYVLAPWQGQGVAQELMAWALEHSRNHGAKEVILSVYVDNHRAHRFYERYGFRDIGRIAFRVGETVDDDNLMRLVL, from the coding sequence ATGATCACCTATCGCGACGCACGCACGATCGACGGGCCCGCGCTCTCCGTCATGGCGCGGCGCAGTTTCACCGAGACGTTCGGCACGCTGTACCCGCCGTCCGATCTCGACGCCTTCCTGGACGAGGCGTTCGGCCCGAACGGCCTGCCATCGCAACTGTCCGATCCGGATTTCACGATCCGCCTCGCGCTGGACGACGACCGGATCATCGGCTTCGTGAAGATGGGTCCGGTCACCTTCCCCGGCGAATGGCGCCCCGACGCGATCGAACTCTACCAGTTCTACGTGCTCGCCCCGTGGCAGGGACAGGGCGTCGCGCAGGAATTGATGGCCTGGGCGCTGGAACACAGCCGCAACCACGGCGCGAAGGAAGTGATCCTGAGCGTCTATGTCGACAATCACCGCGCGCACCGCTTCTACGAACGCTACGGCTTTCGCGATATCGGGCGAATCGCGTTCCGCGTCGGCGAGACGGTCGATGACGACAATCTGATGCGGCTCGTCCTGTGA
- the lgt gene encoding prolipoprotein diacylglyceryl transferase: MLAAATAAPIAGTPHIRFSDLGLDPVAINLGFFQIKWYSLAYIAGILSGWWYLLKLLAQPGAPMARRHADDLVFYATLGIILGGRIGYVLFYAPDMLLSPWQVFKLWDGGMSFHGGVIGTSLALILFARANKLNWLRIHDYVACVVPLGLLFGRLANFVNGELWGKPSNVAWAIIFPRTGDDVARHPSQLYEAGLEGIALFAILWFAFWKTKARYAPGRLVGLFVLGYGVARFIVEFFREPDAQFAGTFIQASGLHMGQWLCVPMILGGAYLVATSAGRRQRVEPIAGSESVA, encoded by the coding sequence ATGTTAGCCGCCGCAACCGCCGCCCCGATCGCGGGAACCCCGCACATCCGGTTCAGCGATCTCGGGCTGGATCCGGTCGCGATCAATCTCGGCTTCTTCCAGATCAAATGGTATTCGCTCGCCTATATCGCGGGCATCCTGAGCGGCTGGTGGTATTTGCTGAAACTGCTCGCGCAGCCTGGCGCACCGATGGCGCGTCGGCATGCCGACGACCTCGTCTTCTACGCCACCCTCGGCATCATCCTCGGCGGGCGGATCGGCTACGTCCTGTTCTACGCGCCCGACATGCTGCTCAGTCCGTGGCAGGTGTTCAAGCTGTGGGACGGCGGCATGTCGTTCCACGGCGGTGTCATCGGCACGTCGCTCGCGCTGATCCTGTTCGCGCGCGCCAACAAGCTCAACTGGTTGCGGATCCACGATTACGTCGCCTGTGTCGTGCCGTTGGGCCTGCTGTTCGGGCGGCTGGCGAACTTCGTCAACGGCGAACTCTGGGGCAAGCCTAGCAATGTCGCCTGGGCGATCATATTCCCGCGCACCGGCGACGACGTCGCGCGCCACCCGAGCCAATTGTACGAAGCGGGGCTGGAAGGCATCGCATTGTTCGCGATCCTGTGGTTCGCCTTCTGGAAGACCAAGGCCCGCTACGCGCCCGGCCGCCTCGTCGGGCTGTTCGTACTCGGCTACGGCGTCGCGCGCTTCATCGTCGAATTCTTCCGCGAACCCGACGCGCAGTTCGCGGGCACCTTCATCCAGGCGAGCGGACTGCATATGGGCCAGTGGCTGTGCGTCCCAATGATCCTGGGCGGCGCATACCTCGTCGCGACCTCTGCCGGTCGCCGCCAAAGGGTCGAACCGATCGCCGGCAGCGAGAGCGTGGCGTAA
- a CDS encoding Crp/Fnr family transcriptional regulator has protein sequence MAALTSSEHFALGRLEDRERSLRRGGTLVRENDRAGEMFVLRKGIMMTSVLLDDGSRQILRFMFPGDMLAVSNLVYREAPETITALTDCIVSPFERSALARLMNEHPRLSALILVYNQIERAALTDRLAALGRTSAKARVAAVLLEMRNRLRMTDASLGESFVLGLTQEEIGDATGLTAVHVNRMLRQLEDEKLIAREGGRISFTDERALSRAANYVDRYAGLDLSWLPDAV, from the coding sequence ATGGCGGCGCTTACTTCGTCCGAGCACTTTGCTCTGGGCCGGCTCGAGGATCGGGAACGCTCGCTTCGCCGCGGTGGCACGCTGGTCCGCGAAAACGATCGCGCGGGCGAGATGTTCGTGCTGCGCAAGGGCATCATGATGACCTCCGTCCTGCTCGATGACGGCAGCCGCCAGATCCTGCGTTTCATGTTCCCGGGCGACATGCTCGCCGTGTCGAACCTCGTCTATCGCGAGGCACCGGAGACGATCACTGCGCTGACCGATTGCATCGTCTCCCCGTTCGAACGATCGGCGCTCGCGCGCCTGATGAACGAACATCCGCGCCTGTCCGCGCTGATCCTGGTCTATAACCAGATCGAACGCGCGGCGCTGACGGACCGGCTGGCCGCACTCGGACGCACCTCGGCAAAGGCCCGCGTCGCGGCGGTACTGCTGGAAATGCGCAATCGCCTGCGCATGACGGATGCCAGTCTCGGCGAAAGCTTCGTGCTGGGCCTGACGCAGGAGGAGATCGGCGACGCCACCGGCCTGACCGCAGTCCACGTCAACCGCATGCTCCGTCAGTTGGAGGACGAGAAACTGATCGCGCGCGAAGGCGGCCGTATCTCCTTCACCGACGAACGCGCACTCTCCCGCGCGGCCAATTATGTCGATCGCTATGCGGGTCTCGACCTGAGCTGGCTGCCCGACGCGGTTTAG
- a CDS encoding phosphoribosyltransferase produces MTIFTPIPQDEFVAAIHTIAGMLAADAWKPDFIIGVGRGGLAPAVFLSHATGLPMLSVDYSSQVKDFADEPLTKLAKRTQTGERLLFLDDINDSGRTIAHLRAKLAEGGAVDGSIRFATLIDNVSSAQTVDYRARTIDRRETKDWFIFPWEAVAPAAAIEDDAAAVPERIA; encoded by the coding sequence ATGACGATCTTCACCCCGATCCCGCAGGACGAGTTCGTCGCCGCGATCCACACGATCGCCGGCATGCTCGCGGCGGATGCGTGGAAGCCCGACTTCATCATCGGCGTCGGTCGCGGCGGCCTCGCCCCCGCCGTCTTCCTCAGCCACGCCACCGGCCTGCCGATGCTGTCGGTGGATTATTCCAGCCAGGTGAAGGACTTCGCCGACGAACCGCTGACCAAACTCGCCAAGCGCACGCAGACCGGTGAGCGCCTGTTGTTCCTCGACGACATCAACGATTCCGGCCGTACGATCGCCCATCTGCGCGCCAAGCTGGCCGAGGGCGGCGCGGTCGACGGCAGCATCCGGTTCGCGACGCTGATCGACAATGTCAGCTCCGCCCAGACCGTCGACTACCGCGCCCGCACGATCGACCGCCGCGAGACGAAGGACTGGTTCATCTTCCCCTGGGAAGCCGTCGCCCCCGCCGCCGCGATCGAGGACGATGCCGCCGCGGTGCCGGAACGGATCGCCTGA
- a CDS encoding class I adenylate-forming enzyme family protein, with product MRTTLDRRMDDGLAALTGTQLTLGEVMLNGVTLPTIAVAPPALPHYFAHYVAQHREATFLVAGDERLTFGQVYDEAQKIAQALAGGGMAVGDRIGIAMRNSPSWIALYMGITMAGGIACLLNGWWQSSELADAIGDVGCSLVFADPPRAKRLAEIDGLQVRVIEIVDTLPLAQAIAPATQGAAGAALPELDGDANATILFTSGSTGQSKGALSDHRAVVQAVFNYLAQALVMLGISTEDGSPPTTQPATLLNVPLFHVTAEVPVFLQSFAMGRKLVLMPKWDAEEAMRLIEKEGVTYFVGVPLMSFEILTHPNRTKYDLSTVTDFAAGGAPRPVEHVRRIKTEMGGPKGGGAPLLGYGLTETNGIGCGNWRDNYLAKPNSTGRASAPLVDLAILDNAGRPVAQGERGEIGIRSVANFKEYWGRPDATAAAFTADRYFLTGDIGYLDEDGYLFIVDRKKDIIIRGGENISCQEVEAAIYENPRVAEVAVFALPDERFGEVPGAVVVYRPGEDMTPDELCAFLFAHIAAFKVPQRIWTSPNPLPRLGTEKIDRVALRNAYQALAAAEREAGAQGVLAS from the coding sequence ATGCGGACGACACTCGACCGGCGAATGGACGATGGGCTGGCCGCGCTGACCGGCACGCAACTGACGCTGGGGGAGGTCATGCTGAACGGCGTGACGCTGCCGACGATCGCGGTCGCGCCTCCTGCCTTGCCGCACTATTTCGCGCATTATGTCGCGCAGCATCGCGAGGCGACGTTCCTGGTCGCGGGTGACGAACGGCTGACGTTCGGGCAGGTCTATGACGAGGCGCAGAAGATCGCGCAGGCGCTGGCGGGCGGCGGGATGGCGGTCGGCGACCGGATCGGCATCGCGATGCGCAACTCGCCGTCGTGGATCGCCTTGTACATGGGAATTACGATGGCGGGCGGGATCGCGTGCCTGCTGAACGGCTGGTGGCAATCGTCCGAACTGGCGGACGCGATCGGGGATGTCGGGTGCAGCCTGGTGTTCGCCGATCCGCCGCGCGCGAAGCGGCTGGCCGAGATCGACGGGCTGCAGGTGCGCGTGATCGAGATCGTCGACACGCTGCCGCTGGCGCAGGCGATCGCCCCCGCGACGCAGGGCGCAGCGGGTGCGGCACTGCCCGAGCTGGACGGCGATGCGAATGCGACGATTCTGTTCACCAGCGGATCGACCGGCCAGTCCAAGGGCGCGCTGAGCGACCACCGCGCGGTGGTGCAGGCGGTGTTCAACTATCTGGCGCAGGCGCTGGTGATGCTCGGCATCTCGACCGAGGATGGCAGCCCGCCGACGACGCAGCCCGCGACGCTGCTGAACGTGCCGCTGTTCCACGTCACCGCGGAAGTGCCGGTGTTCCTGCAAAGCTTCGCGATGGGGCGCAAGCTGGTGCTGATGCCGAAATGGGATGCCGAGGAAGCGATGCGGCTGATCGAGAAGGAAGGCGTGACCTATTTCGTCGGCGTGCCGCTGATGAGTTTCGAGATCCTGACGCACCCGAACCGCACAAAATACGATCTGTCGACGGTCACCGATTTCGCGGCCGGCGGTGCGCCGCGCCCGGTGGAGCATGTGCGGCGGATCAAGACGGAGATGGGCGGGCCGAAGGGCGGCGGCGCGCCGTTGCTGGGCTACGGCCTGACCGAGACGAACGGCATCGGCTGCGGCAACTGGCGCGACAATTACCTCGCCAAGCCCAATTCCACCGGGCGCGCGTCCGCACCGTTGGTCGATCTCGCGATCCTTGACAATGCGGGTCGCCCGGTCGCGCAGGGCGAGCGCGGCGAGATCGGCATACGGTCGGTGGCAAACTTCAAGGAATATTGGGGCCGCCCCGACGCGACCGCCGCGGCCTTTACCGCCGACCGCTATTTCCTGACCGGCGACATCGGCTATCTCGACGAGGACGGATATCTGTTCATCGTCGATCGCAAGAAGGACATCATCATCCGCGGCGGCGAGAACATCTCCTGCCAGGAGGTCGAGGCCGCGATCTACGAAAACCCGCGCGTCGCCGAGGTCGCGGTGTTCGCCCTGCCCGACGAGCGGTTCGGCGAAGTACCCGGCGCGGTCGTCGTCTATCGCCCGGGCGAGGACATGACGCCGGACGAACTGTGCGCATTCCTGTTCGCGCACATCGCCGCGTTCAAGGTGCCGCAGCGCATCTGGACCTCGCCGAACCCGCTGCCCCGATTGGGTACAGAGAAGATCGACCGGGTCGCTTTGCGGAATGCGTATCAGGCGCTGGCGGCGGCGGAGCGCGAGGCGGGGGCGCAGGGAGTCTTGGCTTCGTAG
- the pgeF gene encoding peptidoglycan editing factor PgeF, which yields MSGPDPVEIIRARTLDGVAHGFLGRRGGVSTGLYAGLNVGIGSEDDPHAVSENRTRAVAAVLPGARLLTPYQIHSADAVTVLAPYEESLRPRADALVTDRPGLAIGIITADCAPVLFADVQAGVVGAAHAGWKGAIGGVTDSTIAAMEALGARRNRIAAAIGPTIARASYEVDDAFARRFEEADLANERFFAPGKPGHHQFDLEAYVVHRLAAAGLTRIEALGLDTYADADRFFSFRRATHAGEPGYGRQIAIIGIA from the coding sequence GTGAGCGGCCCCGACCCCGTCGAGATTATCCGCGCCCGCACGCTGGACGGCGTGGCGCACGGCTTTCTCGGGCGGCGCGGCGGCGTGTCGACGGGCCTGTATGCCGGGCTGAACGTCGGCATCGGATCGGAGGACGATCCGCACGCCGTAAGCGAGAACCGCACCCGCGCGGTCGCCGCGGTCCTGCCCGGCGCTCGATTGCTGACCCCCTATCAGATCCATTCCGCCGACGCCGTCACCGTGCTTGCCCCCTATGAGGAAAGCCTGCGTCCACGCGCCGACGCGCTGGTGACGGACCGTCCCGGCCTCGCGATCGGCATTATCACCGCGGATTGCGCGCCCGTGCTGTTCGCCGATGTGCAGGCGGGCGTCGTCGGCGCGGCGCATGCGGGATGGAAAGGCGCGATCGGCGGCGTCACCGATTCAACGATCGCCGCGATGGAGGCGTTGGGCGCGCGCCGCAACCGCATCGCCGCCGCGATCGGACCGACGATCGCGCGCGCCAGCTACGAAGTGGACGACGCGTTCGCGCGACGATTCGAGGAAGCGGACCTCGCCAACGAACGCTTCTTCGCCCCCGGAAAGCCCGGCCACCACCAGTTCGATCTGGAGGCCTATGTCGTCCACCGCCTCGCCGCCGCGGGCCTGACGCGGATCGAGGCGCTCGGCCTCGATACCTATGCCGATGCCGATCGCTTTTTCAGCTTCCGCCGCGCGACTCATGCCGGCGAGCCGGGCTATGGCCGCCAGATCGCGATCATCGGCATAGCCTGA
- a CDS encoding DUF2147 domain-containing protein, translating into MRHPMIAALAALAMIPAAANAAPPKGVWTNPKKNVRVTFQRCGDAMCGKVIWASPEAQEKAGSPLVGTMLFEDFVEEGPGEWSGSVFVPDIGQSVSGTIRQMDANTLVGEGCVIAGLGCKSQTWTRLR; encoded by the coding sequence ATGCGGCACCCGATGATAGCGGCCCTCGCCGCACTGGCGATGATCCCCGCCGCGGCGAATGCGGCCCCGCCCAAGGGCGTGTGGACCAACCCCAAGAAGAACGTCCGCGTCACCTTTCAGCGCTGCGGCGACGCGATGTGCGGCAAGGTCATCTGGGCCTCGCCCGAGGCGCAGGAAAAGGCCGGTTCGCCTTTGGTCGGCACGATGCTGTTCGAGGATTTCGTCGAGGAAGGCCCCGGCGAATGGAGCGGCAGCGTCTTCGTCCCCGATATCGGCCAGAGCGTCTCCGGCACGATCCGCCAGATGGACGCGAACACGCTGGTAGGCGAAGGCTGCGTGATCGCCGGCCTGGGCTGCAAGAGCCAGACCTGGACGCGATTGCGCTGA